A portion of the Paenibacillus hamazuiensis genome contains these proteins:
- a CDS encoding S8 family serine peptidase yields MIILKRIIIAFLILATMLPSYSIVVSAHNLKSFDNSSQWIVKLKGNVDKGAWMGKMGLNTKGMKLLRNYIVLNLKEDDYEKLLKDPDVELVERDSSASILSVDDNSENNSSQEIVPWGAEVTNAVYAHNQGFLGQGIKIAVLDTGISTSHPDLKVSGGISFIEDVNYEDDNGHGTHVAGIINSQKNGIGVVGISPNAELYALKVLDKAGVGYYSSIIQAIDWCVENKINIITMSFGGVEDSKILHQVIKEAKDQGILFIAAAGNKGAGVETLLFPARYSEVLSVGSIGRSNERSMYSSTGQELDMVAPGEQILSTVLNGQYGMQSGTSMSAAYVTGAAAVLWSRDRSLDSEEITNVLYQSTEPLGQPNEYGHGTINLANVFRPIDNLKLEQNKQDVTMLENVDESVETNPIESSITGYFSELDVLLNSAASEGNIELTKKILDKSIELSNEYKSMLTSVSSKENKMKSNEISNKIITKQRLNREFLDVFKNKLQNAIDTYKVQLKKPVHDKQNNSVTQHVYGVTQSVYGVAQSVYGQSLMSTITAVTPEPISFGNVKNVTVAAGEYRVFSFQADESKQYRLHGWYSKYEDLWSCDLKIYRDATLTDLMASTSGRNMSYPDLLADLTTGTTYYIKLINKTTTSISISFSIENPPESQAILFNQPIDVHNAPYEYKVFTFRVLLNGTYRIRTTYFNNNENEGANDTFLTLCIDQNLKTCIDYNDDYLNSPFSYLNVQIVNNLVSPYSTTYYIKLSGSENQGVHARIILEKVPNQFVPLELDSPIDLTMDIFKAGFYLFKPRITANYRLFTGPYKGIGSNNDTEIQVYRDSEFESLLVLNDDWGEGNFSSVSIRMNAGENYYILLRAYDDFNSFNARFTIREEQPPSMPDFFRVIDRTATSVTLAWDASTDDVGVLGYQIFTTTITDDNRIEEHIIATVNASTFSYTVTGLYGDRIYNFKIRAIDTNGNISIYNDVSVSTDSQSPTAPRNLTIVSKTIGSVTLKWIESTDDVGVYSYHIYDNNEYIRQESSTICALVISPNYPHYITVRAIDRGGNLSNPSNTVYVYIDTSPPNAPTNLAVASKSTSSADLTWTASTDNVGVIGYDIYNGTTLIGSSTTNSYKVTGLLASTSYTFTVKAKDAEGNVSNPSNTVFVYIDISPPTAPTNLVITNKTTTSADLTWTASTDNVGVIGYDIYNGTMLVGSSPTNSYKVTGLLANTSHTITVKAKDAEGNVSEPSNVVKFLLISSAEYHYDSSGRVDYIKLPSGQIIDIQTDANGNQTKVIKP; encoded by the coding sequence ATGATTATATTAAAAAGGATAATAATAGCTTTTCTAATTCTGGCAACTATGCTTCCTTCATATTCAATTGTTGTATCCGCACATAATTTAAAATCATTCGATAATAGTTCACAATGGATAGTAAAACTCAAGGGAAACGTTGATAAAGGCGCATGGATGGGGAAAATGGGTTTAAATACCAAGGGTATGAAACTACTAAGAAACTACATTGTTCTTAACTTAAAAGAGGATGACTATGAAAAGTTACTAAAAGACCCTGACGTTGAGTTAGTTGAGCGAGATTCGAGTGCTTCGATCCTAAGTGTCGATGATAATTCTGAGAACAATAGTAGTCAAGAGATAGTTCCTTGGGGAGCCGAAGTGACGAATGCGGTTTATGCACATAACCAAGGTTTTCTTGGTCAAGGTATTAAAATTGCAGTACTTGATACAGGAATATCAACGAGTCACCCAGATCTGAAAGTAAGTGGGGGAATTTCTTTTATAGAGGATGTCAATTACGAAGATGATAATGGTCATGGGACTCATGTTGCGGGAATCATCAATTCCCAAAAAAATGGAATCGGGGTTGTTGGTATTTCTCCGAATGCAGAACTGTATGCACTAAAGGTTCTCGACAAAGCTGGAGTTGGTTACTATAGTTCGATTATTCAGGCAATAGATTGGTGTGTTGAAAACAAAATCAACATAATTACTATGAGCTTTGGCGGTGTAGAGGATAGCAAAATACTTCATCAGGTCATCAAAGAAGCTAAAGACCAGGGCATTCTTTTCATTGCTGCAGCTGGAAACAAAGGGGCGGGGGTAGAAACACTATTATTTCCTGCACGTTATTCCGAAGTCTTATCGGTTGGATCGATTGGCCGTTCAAATGAAAGATCGATGTATTCAAGTACTGGTCAAGAACTGGATATGGTAGCTCCAGGTGAACAAATTCTAAGTACTGTTTTGAATGGCCAGTACGGTATGCAGAGTGGTACTTCAATGTCCGCGGCATATGTAACGGGGGCAGCAGCCGTTTTGTGGTCAAGAGACAGGAGTTTGGATTCGGAAGAAATAACTAATGTGTTATATCAAAGTACTGAACCACTGGGTCAACCGAATGAGTACGGACATGGAACTATTAATCTTGCTAATGTATTTAGACCCATAGACAATTTAAAACTGGAACAAAATAAACAAGATGTAACAATGCTAGAAAACGTAGATGAGTCAGTTGAAACCAATCCAATTGAGAGCTCAATCACAGGTTATTTTTCGGAACTTGATGTTTTATTAAATTCTGCCGCTAGTGAAGGGAACATCGAACTCACCAAAAAGATACTGGATAAAAGTATCGAGCTAAGCAATGAATACAAATCAATGTTGACGTCCGTATCTTCAAAGGAAAACAAGATGAAAAGCAACGAAATAAGTAATAAGATCATAACAAAACAGAGATTAAATCGGGAATTTCTGGATGTATTTAAAAATAAATTGCAAAATGCCATTGATACATACAAAGTTCAACTAAAAAAACCTGTTCATGACAAGCAAAATAATAGTGTAACTCAACATGTGTATGGAGTAACTCAATCAGTGTACGGTGTAGCTCAATCTGTGTATGGACAAAGCTTGATGTCAACAATCACTGCAGTAACACCTGAGCCAATTTCATTTGGTAACGTAAAAAATGTTACTGTTGCCGCGGGTGAATATCGTGTATTCAGTTTCCAGGCAGATGAGTCGAAGCAATACCGACTTCATGGTTGGTATTCAAAATATGAAGATTTATGGAGTTGCGATCTAAAAATATACAGGGATGCAACATTGACGGACTTGATGGCATCAACTTCAGGGAGAAATATGTCATATCCAGATCTTCTTGCTGACTTAACTACAGGGACAACTTATTATATTAAGTTAATTAACAAGACAACAACTTCCATTTCTATAAGTTTTTCAATAGAGAACCCCCCTGAATCGCAAGCAATTTTATTTAACCAACCCATAGATGTTCATAATGCCCCCTACGAGTATAAGGTATTTACGTTCAGAGTCTTACTAAATGGAACTTATCGAATCCGAACAACTTATTTCAATAATAATGAGAATGAGGGAGCGAATGATACGTTTTTAACTCTGTGCATAGACCAGAATTTAAAGACCTGTATAGATTATAACGACGATTACTTAAATAGCCCTTTTTCATATTTGAATGTCCAGATTGTTAATAATTTAGTTTCACCATATTCAACTACATATTATATAAAGCTCTCAGGCTCAGAGAACCAAGGGGTTCATGCAAGAATTATATTGGAAAAGGTACCCAACCAATTTGTACCTCTTGAACTTGATAGTCCAATTGATTTAACAATGGACATTTTTAAAGCGGGATTTTATCTGTTTAAACCAAGAATAACAGCAAATTATCGCTTATTCACAGGGCCTTATAAAGGGATAGGATCTAATAATGATACCGAGATCCAAGTTTATAGAGATTCAGAATTCGAATCATTATTAGTACTAAATGATGATTGGGGAGAAGGGAATTTTTCAAGCGTAAGCATTAGAATGAATGCAGGGGAGAATTACTATATATTGTTACGTGCGTACGACGATTTTAACAGCTTTAATGCCCGGTTTACGATAAGGGAAGAACAACCTCCTTCCATGCCGGATTTTTTCAGGGTCATAGATAGGACAGCAACAAGTGTAACTCTGGCATGGGACGCGTCAACCGATGATGTTGGTGTTTTAGGATATCAGATTTTTACTACTACAATTACAGATGACAATAGGATAGAAGAACACATTATTGCAACAGTAAATGCATCAACATTCAGCTACACGGTAACCGGTCTGTATGGCGATCGTATTTACAACTTTAAAATTCGAGCGATTGATACTAATGGAAATATTTCAATATATAATGATGTTTCAGTAAGTACAGATTCGCAAAGTCCAACTGCTCCAAGAAATTTAACTATTGTCAGCAAGACAATTGGGAGCGTAACGTTGAAATGGATAGAATCTACAGATGACGTAGGGGTATATAGCTATCACATCTATGACAATAACGAGTACATTCGTCAAGAGTCTTCAACAATTTGTGCACTCGTAATAAGTCCTAATTATCCACATTATATAACTGTCAGAGCAATAGATCGGGGTGGCAATCTTTCCAACCCGAGCAATACAGTGTATGTCTACATCGATACATCGCCCCCTAATGCTCCAACTAATTTAGCTGTCGCTAGTAAGTCAACTTCGAGCGCGGATCTAACATGGACAGCTTCTACTGACAATGTTGGAGTAATAGGTTATGACATCTATAACGGGACAACATTAATAGGCAGCAGTACAACGAATAGCTATAAGGTAACGGGACTATTGGCAAGCACTTCCTACACGTTCACGGTAAAAGCGAAAGACGCGGAGGGGAATGTATCTAACCCAAGCAATACAGTGTTTGTCTACATTGATATATCTCCCCCAACTGCTCCAACTAATTTAGTTATCACTAACAAGACAACTACGAGTGCAGATCTGACATGGACAGCTTCAACTGACAATGTTGGAGTAATAGGTTATGACATCTATAACGGGACAATGTTAGTAGGCAGCAGTCCAACGAATAGCTATAAGGTAACGGGACTATTGGCAAACACTTCTCACACAATTACGGTAAAAGCGAAAGATGCAGAGGGTAATGTATCTGAGCCTAGCAATGTTGTGAAATTCTTACTTATTAGTTCTGCTGAATATCACTATGATTCCTCTGGAAGGGTTGACTATATAAAGTTACCGTCAGGACAAATTATCGATATTCAAACAGATGCAAACGGGAATCAGACAAAGGTCATTAAACCATAG
- the dnaJ gene encoding molecular chaperone DnaJ: MSKRDYYEVLGVCKDASPEELKKAYRKLAREYHPDVNKAPDAEQKFKEAKEAYDVLSDDQKRAQYDRFGHVDPNQGMGGGFGGGADFGGFGDLFDMFFGGGGQRRNPNAPQRGSDLQYTMTVEFKEAVFGKETDIHIPRTETCDTCQGSGAKPGTKPETCSTCRGSGQQEVVQNTAFGRIVNRRVCPTCNGQGQIVRDKCNTCHGAGKVKKQRTIHIKVPAGVDDGAQLRVSGEGEAGSRGGPPGDLYVVIRVKPHEFFEREGDDIYCEVPLTFTQAALGDEIEIPTLTEKVKLKIPAGTQTDTYFRLKGKGVPRLRGYGQGDQHVKVVIVTPTNLNEKQKDLLREFAQLSGEHTHEQEQTIFERMKKAFLGD; encoded by the coding sequence ATGAGTAAACGCGATTATTACGAGGTGCTTGGGGTCTGCAAGGACGCTTCTCCGGAAGAGCTGAAAAAAGCTTACCGCAAGCTAGCCCGCGAGTATCACCCCGACGTGAACAAAGCCCCCGACGCGGAACAAAAGTTCAAGGAAGCGAAGGAAGCTTACGACGTCCTGAGCGACGACCAGAAGCGGGCGCAATACGACCGCTTCGGCCATGTCGACCCGAATCAGGGCATGGGCGGCGGCTTTGGCGGCGGTGCCGATTTCGGCGGCTTCGGCGACCTGTTCGACATGTTCTTCGGCGGCGGCGGACAGCGCCGCAATCCGAATGCGCCTCAGCGCGGCAGCGACCTGCAGTACACGATGACGGTCGAGTTCAAGGAGGCCGTTTTCGGCAAGGAAACGGATATTCATATTCCGCGCACTGAGACTTGCGATACGTGTCAAGGCTCCGGAGCGAAGCCGGGAACGAAGCCGGAGACGTGTTCGACGTGCCGCGGCAGCGGGCAGCAGGAGGTCGTGCAAAACACGGCTTTCGGCCGCATCGTGAACCGCCGCGTTTGTCCGACCTGCAACGGCCAGGGGCAGATCGTCAGAGACAAGTGCAACACGTGCCATGGCGCAGGGAAAGTGAAAAAGCAGCGCACGATTCATATCAAGGTTCCCGCCGGCGTCGACGACGGCGCGCAGCTGCGCGTATCGGGCGAAGGGGAGGCCGGATCGCGGGGCGGCCCGCCGGGGGATTTGTATGTGGTCATCCGCGTGAAGCCGCATGAATTTTTCGAACGCGAAGGCGACGACATTTACTGCGAGGTGCCGCTCACGTTCACGCAAGCGGCGCTCGGGGATGAGATTGAAATTCCGACGCTGACCGAGAAGGTCAAGCTGAAAATTCCGGCGGGCACCCAGACCGATACGTATTTCCGCCTGAAAGGCAAGGGCGTGCCGCGTCTGCGCGGCTACGGTCAAGGCGATCAGCACGTGAAGGTGGTCATCGTCACGCCGACGAATTTGAACGAGAAGCAAAAAGACCTGCTTCGCGAATTCGCCCAGCTGTCCGGCGAGCATACGCACGAGCAGGAGCAGACCATTTTTGAACGGATGAAAAAAGCGTTTTTAGGCGATTAA
- the dnaK gene encoding molecular chaperone DnaK → MSKVIGIDLGTTNSCVAVMEGGEAVVIPNAEGNRTTPSVVGFKKDGERVVGETAKRQAITNPDRTVISIKRHMGTNHKEVIDGKEYSPQEISAMILQKLKADAEAYLGQPVTQAVITVPAYFNDSQRQATKDAGKIAGLEVLRIVNEPTAAALAYGLEKAEDQTILVYDLGGGTFDVSILELGDGFFEVKATSGDNRLGGDDFDQVIIDYLVAEFKKEQGIDLSKDKAAVQRLKDAAEKAKKELSGVLTTTISLPFITVVEGVPQHLEVNLTRAKFEELSAHLVERTMGPTRQALSDAGLTANEIDKIVLVGGSTRIPAVVEAVKKLTGKEPHKGVNPDEVVALGAAVQAGVLTGDVKDVVLLDVTPLSLGIETAGGVFTKMIDRNTTIPTTKSQVFSTFADNQPSVEIHVLQGERAMAADNKTLGRFILGDIPPAPRGVPQIEVTFDIDANGIVNVSALDKGTGKSHKITITSSSGLSDEEIDRMMKDAEAHAEEDRKRKELVEVRNNADQLVYSVDKTIKDLGDKVDQGEIDKANAAKDKVKKALEGNDLDEIKAATEELTQVVQQLSVKLYEQAQQQQAGQAAGGAEGAAKKENVVDADYEVVDDKKN, encoded by the coding sequence ATGAGTAAAGTTATCGGTATCGACTTAGGTACGACGAACTCCTGTGTGGCCGTAATGGAAGGCGGCGAGGCCGTCGTTATTCCTAACGCGGAAGGAAACCGGACGACTCCTTCCGTCGTCGGTTTCAAAAAGGACGGCGAACGCGTCGTCGGCGAAACCGCGAAGCGTCAGGCGATCACGAATCCGGATCGCACCGTCATTTCGATCAAACGTCACATGGGGACCAATCATAAAGAAGTGATCGACGGCAAAGAGTACTCGCCGCAAGAAATTTCCGCGATGATTTTGCAAAAGCTGAAAGCCGATGCGGAGGCATACCTCGGCCAGCCGGTTACGCAAGCGGTCATTACCGTACCGGCATATTTCAACGACAGCCAGCGTCAAGCGACGAAGGATGCCGGTAAAATCGCCGGTCTCGAAGTGCTGCGTATCGTCAACGAACCGACGGCTGCCGCTTTGGCTTACGGCTTGGAAAAAGCCGAAGATCAAACGATTCTCGTTTACGACCTCGGCGGCGGTACGTTCGACGTATCGATCCTCGAGCTGGGCGACGGCTTCTTCGAAGTTAAAGCGACGAGCGGCGACAACCGTCTCGGCGGCGACGACTTCGACCAAGTCATCATCGATTACCTCGTAGCCGAGTTCAAAAAAGAGCAGGGCATCGACCTGAGCAAGGACAAAGCGGCGGTGCAGCGTTTGAAGGATGCCGCGGAAAAAGCGAAAAAAGAGCTTTCCGGCGTACTGACGACGACGATCTCCCTGCCGTTTATTACGGTCGTGGAGGGCGTGCCGCAGCACTTGGAAGTGAACCTGACCCGTGCGAAGTTCGAGGAGCTTTCCGCGCACCTTGTGGAAAGAACGATGGGGCCGACCCGTCAAGCGCTCAGCGACGCGGGACTGACCGCAAACGAAATCGATAAAATCGTGCTCGTCGGCGGTTCCACGCGGATTCCTGCCGTTGTCGAAGCCGTTAAAAAGCTGACCGGCAAAGAGCCGCATAAAGGTGTCAACCCGGACGAAGTCGTCGCTTTGGGCGCAGCCGTTCAAGCAGGCGTACTGACAGGCGATGTGAAAGACGTCGTACTTCTCGACGTGACTCCGCTTTCTCTTGGCATCGAAACGGCAGGCGGCGTATTTACGAAGATGATCGACCGGAACACGACGATCCCGACGACCAAGTCGCAGGTGTTTTCGACCTTCGCGGACAACCAGCCGAGCGTGGAAATCCACGTGCTGCAGGGCGAGCGCGCGATGGCTGCGGACAACAAGACGCTCGGACGTTTTATTCTCGGCGATATTCCTCCGGCGCCGCGCGGCGTTCCGCAAATCGAAGTGACGTTCGATATCGACGCCAACGGTATCGTGAACGTATCCGCTCTGGACAAAGGAACCGGCAAAAGCCATAAAATTACGATCACCTCGTCCAGCGGCCTGAGCGACGAAGAAATCGACCGCATGATGAAGGATGCCGAGGCGCATGCCGAGGAAGACCGCAAGCGCAAAGAGCTTGTCGAAGTGCGCAACAACGCGGACCAGCTTGTGTATTCGGTCGACAAAACGATCAAAGATCTTGGCGACAAGGTCGATCAAGGCGAAATCGACAAAGCCAATGCGGCTAAAGATAAAGTGAAAAAAGCGCTTGAAGGAAACGACCTCGACGAAATTAAAGCGGCGACGGAAGAGCTGACGCAAGTCGTGCAGCAGCTGTCCGTGAAGCTGTATGAGCAAGCCCAGCAGCAGCAAGCCGGGCAAGCCGCCGGAGGCGCGGAAGGCGCAGCGAAGAAAGAGAACGTCGTGGACGCCGATTACGAAGTGGTCGACGACAAGAAAAATTAA
- the grpE gene encoding nucleotide exchange factor GrpE, producing the protein MNTEEKTNGHRAEEQEAEQQTEATYGAEAEAQDETAGEPQEASEQPSAENSELEAARKLAEENYQRFLRAQADFDNFRRRTREEKEQFAKYASLKLIEQLLPVVDNFERAMSTSKETKDFDALVKGLDMTFRQLEQVLAQEGLQPMNAVGQPFNPEFHQAIMQVESEEHEEGIVVEEVQKGYMLKDKVVRPAMVKVSM; encoded by the coding sequence TTGAACACGGAAGAAAAAACTAACGGTCATCGCGCAGAAGAGCAAGAGGCGGAGCAGCAGACGGAGGCTACATACGGAGCCGAAGCGGAGGCGCAGGATGAAACTGCCGGCGAACCGCAGGAAGCGAGCGAGCAGCCCTCTGCGGAAAACAGCGAGCTGGAAGCGGCACGCAAGCTGGCGGAGGAAAATTACCAACGCTTCTTGCGGGCGCAGGCGGATTTCGACAATTTCCGCCGCCGTACGCGCGAGGAGAAGGAGCAATTCGCCAAGTACGCTTCGCTTAAGCTGATCGAGCAGCTGCTGCCGGTGGTGGACAACTTTGAACGCGCGATGTCCACGAGCAAGGAAACGAAAGATTTCGACGCCCTGGTCAAGGGTTTAGATATGACGTTCCGTCAGCTGGAGCAGGTTTTGGCCCAAGAAGGATTGCAGCCGATGAATGCGGTCGGCCAGCCGTTTAACCCGGAATTCCATCAGGCGATCATGCAGGTGGAATCGGAAGAACATGAAGAAGGCATCGTCGTGGAGGAAGTCCAGAAGGGCTACATGTTGAAAGATAAGGTTGTCAGACCGGCGATGGTCAAGGTCAGCATGTAA
- a CDS encoding TCP-1/cpn60 chaperonin family protein yields MSQSKQGVHENEEKYATLLNNAGAVRAICSAVEGTLGPKGLDTMLVGGHGEVIITNDGVTILEKMDVTHPAARLLIQVARAQQRQVGDGTTTATVLAGALIAEGVTQVTRGVPVAKVVRGIQDGVMRALASMRDRAREITGHDDPVLHRIAYIAGREQSDIARLIIDAVRQLGADKLKEEGFRFADLVTSHGKTGSEVWPGLLIPKVPMNSQLDFEPFSGPVLVVQDALEPETIDEEALMTDAGFQRYLQLKEQFRASLEKLTDLRIGLIVADRGVDPEAEQFCTDHGIMVLQRVTRDDLKRIAEYTGAKPIRRGALKKPVAEIAIYLGHAGHIAYDERLECVRIKQGRGKPTASIVVGASTSEVVGERSRIARDAASAVQAALKGGYLPGGGAVEIAVAHELDRYRETVQGMEGFGVTAVAQALRKPLAQIVVNAGYNPLEKVEEVKAAQIAAKSDSIGIDCDTGYTVDFMESGIVDPAPVKLHALEAASEVATAVLRIHTVIKMKQPAEE; encoded by the coding sequence ATGAGTCAATCGAAGCAGGGAGTTCACGAAAATGAAGAAAAATACGCGACGCTGCTGAACAACGCCGGGGCGGTACGGGCGATCTGCTCCGCGGTGGAAGGCACCCTCGGTCCGAAGGGGCTCGATACGATGCTCGTCGGCGGTCACGGGGAAGTGATCATCACCAATGACGGCGTGACCATTTTGGAAAAAATGGACGTGACGCATCCGGCGGCGCGCCTCCTCATTCAAGTGGCGCGCGCGCAGCAGAGGCAGGTCGGCGACGGCACGACGACCGCCACGGTGCTCGCCGGGGCGCTGATCGCCGAAGGCGTTACGCAGGTGACGCGCGGGGTGCCTGTGGCGAAGGTGGTGCGCGGCATCCAGGACGGCGTCATGCGGGCGCTGGCGTCGATGCGGGATCGAGCTCGCGAGATCACGGGGCATGACGATCCGGTGCTGCACCGGATCGCCTATATTGCCGGCCGCGAGCAGAGCGATATCGCGCGCCTGATCATCGATGCGGTGCGGCAGCTCGGAGCCGACAAACTGAAGGAAGAAGGCTTCCGCTTCGCCGATCTGGTCACTTCGCACGGCAAAACCGGCAGCGAGGTATGGCCGGGGCTGCTTATTCCGAAGGTGCCGATGAACTCCCAGCTCGATTTTGAACCGTTTTCCGGACCGGTGCTCGTCGTACAGGACGCGCTCGAGCCGGAGACGATCGACGAGGAAGCGCTGATGACGGACGCAGGCTTCCAGAGGTATTTGCAGCTCAAGGAGCAGTTCCGGGCCAGCCTGGAAAAGCTGACCGATCTGCGGATCGGTCTGATTGTAGCGGATCGCGGCGTCGATCCGGAGGCGGAGCAGTTTTGCACCGATCACGGCATCATGGTGCTGCAGCGCGTGACGCGCGACGATCTGAAGCGGATCGCCGAATATACCGGCGCGAAGCCGATCCGCCGCGGCGCTTTGAAGAAGCCGGTGGCCGAAATCGCGATTTATCTCGGCCACGCCGGACACATCGCGTACGACGAGCGGCTCGAGTGCGTGCGAATCAAGCAAGGCCGCGGCAAGCCGACCGCGTCGATCGTCGTCGGCGCGAGCACGAGCGAGGTCGTCGGCGAGCGCTCCCGCATCGCGCGGGATGCCGCCTCGGCGGTGCAGGCCGCGCTGAAGGGCGGCTATCTGCCAGGCGGCGGCGCCGTCGAGATCGCGGTTGCGCATGAGCTCGACCGATACCGCGAGACGGTGCAGGGCATGGAGGGCTTCGGCGTGACGGCCGTCGCCCAGGCTTTGCGCAAGCCGCTCGCGCAAATTGTCGTCAACGCGGGGTACAACCCGCTGGAGAAGGTCGAAGAAGTGAAGGCGGCGCAGATCGCCGCGAAAAGCGACTCGATCGGCATCGATTGCGATACCGGGTACACGGTCGATTTTATGGAAAGCGGCATCGTCGATCCGGCACCCGTCAAGCTGCACGCTTTGGAAGCCGCTTCCGAGGTGGCGACGGCCGTGCTGAGAATCCATACCGTCATTAAGATGAAGCAGCCTGCGGAGGAGTAA
- the hrcA gene encoding heat-inducible transcriptional repressor HrcA — MLTERQRQILSAIVDDYIRSAEPVGSRSISKRGNVGFSPATIRNEMSDLEEMGFLEQPHTSAGRIPSHKGYRYYVDHLVKYGSVSNDEVDGLKLYFAEKIQEMEQVIQQVAMILSNLTNYTSIVLGPEVFNTTLKRLQIVPLNEQTAVAIIVTNTGQVENKTVTIPEGVQMSEVEKMVNLLNSRLINVPLYQFKTKLFNEISQEMSRYVSGYEELLGMLNGVLDAGEEDRVFLSGTTNMLTQPEFKDVEKVKTILDMLSETHTLVRLFAETPSGIQVRIGQENQIEAINDCSLITATYSVDGQTLGTIGILGPTRMEYGKVIHLLDRISKELNHVMGRWYR; from the coding sequence ATGTTAACCGAACGACAAAGACAAATCCTAAGCGCTATCGTAGATGACTACATTCGTTCCGCGGAGCCGGTCGGCTCGCGCAGCATTTCCAAACGGGGCAATGTCGGCTTCAGCCCCGCCACCATTCGCAACGAAATGTCCGATTTGGAAGAAATGGGCTTTCTTGAGCAGCCGCATACGTCTGCAGGCCGCATCCCTTCGCACAAGGGGTACCGGTATTATGTCGACCACCTGGTCAAATACGGCAGCGTCAGCAACGATGAGGTCGACGGGCTCAAGCTTTATTTTGCCGAGAAAATTCAGGAGATGGAGCAGGTCATCCAGCAGGTTGCGATGATTTTGTCCAATCTTACCAACTATACATCGATTGTACTTGGGCCGGAGGTTTTCAACACGACGCTCAAGCGTCTGCAAATCGTGCCGCTTAACGAGCAAACTGCGGTGGCGATCATCGTCACCAACACCGGCCAGGTCGAGAACAAGACCGTCACGATCCCCGAAGGCGTGCAAATGTCCGAGGTGGAGAAGATGGTCAACCTGCTTAACAGCCGCTTGATCAACGTGCCGCTCTACCAGTTCAAGACGAAGCTTTTTAACGAAATCAGCCAGGAAATGAGCCGGTACGTCTCCGGCTATGAGGAGCTGCTCGGAATGCTGAACGGCGTTCTTGACGCCGGCGAGGAAGACCGCGTTTTCTTAAGCGGCACCACGAATATGCTCACTCAGCCTGAGTTTAAAGATGTGGAAAAAGTGAAGACTATTCTTGATATGCTTTCCGAGACGCATACGCTCGTCAGGCTGTTTGCCGAAACGCCCTCCGGCATTCAGGTGCGCATCGGCCAGGAAAATCAGATCGAAGCGATCAACGATTGCAGCCTGATCACCGCGACGTATTCGGTTGACGGACAGACGCTCGGAACGATCGGCATTTTGGGTCCGACGCGGATGGAGTACGGGAAGGTCATTCATCTGCTGGACCGAATCTCCAAAGAGCTCAATCACGTGATGGGGCGCTGGTATAGATGA
- a CDS encoding N-acetyltransferase produces MTVTVTCRKATERDVDHLYEIIQGYAEKGIMLPRSKEMLTDQIDTFVIAVQENDDRFIGCGSLTRLGQDLVEIRSLGVSEGYKGQGIGKMIVNHLVEEARRQKIAKVMALTYEVAFFERNGFTVVPKEIFPEKVWKDCIHCKKQHCCDEIAVLKRLD; encoded by the coding sequence ATGACAGTAACAGTGACATGCAGAAAAGCGACGGAGCGGGACGTCGATCATTTATACGAAATTATTCAAGGCTATGCGGAAAAAGGCATCATGCTGCCGCGTTCCAAGGAAATGCTCACCGATCAGATCGACACGTTCGTCATAGCCGTACAGGAAAACGACGATCGGTTCATCGGCTGCGGTTCACTCACCCGGCTCGGCCAGGATTTGGTCGAGATCCGCTCTCTCGGCGTAAGCGAGGGGTATAAAGGGCAGGGCATCGGCAAAATGATCGTAAATCATCTGGTGGAAGAAGCCCGCCGGCAAAAGATCGCCAAAGTGATGGCGCTGACGTACGAGGTCGCTTTTTTCGAGCGCAACGGGTTTACGGTCGTTCCGAAGGAAATTTTTCCGGAGAAGGTATGGAAGGACTGCATTCACTGCAAAAAGCAGCACTGCTGCGACGAAATCGCCGTGCTCAAACGGCTGGATTGA